In one window of Helianthus annuus cultivar XRQ/B chromosome 17, HanXRQr2.0-SUNRISE, whole genome shotgun sequence DNA:
- the LOC110924232 gene encoding uncharacterized protein LOC110924232 produces MEAFASFVTSSSSNGTINGINLPNGGPILTHLIFADDVMLMGEWSENNIRNIGRLMRGFYLVSGVKLNLNKSCLYGIGASRGESETLAGELKCKHGTSPFVYLGVKVGGNMKLYNNWPPVTDKFSSRLSLWKVLTLSIGGRVTLIKVVLDSLPLYYFSLYPAPKTVLSKLEKLRRLFFWGGSEDKSKMSWVRWDKAISPIDQGGLGLGRLKDAT; encoded by the coding sequence ATGGAAGCCTTTGCTAGCTTTGTCACCTCTTCGAGCTCTAATGGCACAATCAATGGTATTAACCTACCCAATGGTGGACCTATTTTAACCCATCTTATTTTTGCAGATGATGTTATGTTGATGGGAGAGTGGTCGGAGAATAATATTCGCAATATTGGGCGTCTAATGAGGGGATTTTACTTGGTCTCGGGCGTGAAATTAAACTTGAATAAATCATGTCTTTATGGTATAGGCGCTTCAAGGGGAGAAAGTGAAACGTTGGCTGGAGAATTAAAATGCAAACATGGTACCTCCCCCTTTGTCTACCTTGGGGTCAAAGTTGGAGGAAATATGAAGCTATACAACAATTGGCCACCAGTCACTGATAAATTCTCCTCTCGTCTATCGCTGTGGAAAGTGTTGACTCTCTCCATAGGTGGAAGGGTTACCCTTATAAAGGTCGTTCTAGACAGTTTACCTCTTTACTACTTTTCTCTCTACCCGGCTCCAAAAACGGTTCTTTCTAAACTTGAAAAGTTGCGAAGGTTGTTTTTTTGGGGAGGCTCGGAGGATAAATCTAAGATGAGTTGGGTAAGATGGGATAAAGCGATCTCCCCTATTGATCAAGGTGGTCTCGGTTTGGGTCGTCTAAAAGATGCAACCTAA